The following are from one region of the Silene latifolia isolate original U9 population chromosome 9, ASM4854445v1, whole genome shotgun sequence genome:
- the LOC141600576 gene encoding protein FAR-RED ELONGATED HYPOCOTYL 3-like: MTASKVSVSNILIDLGNKGISVTAKQVYNVRVISKKKARQYRTRADDHGYRVFRQTIPIVTEKGKHELTDVLFAHPDSLKLLKAYPHVFIADCTYNTNKYKMPLLEVIGVTPVHKNFSVFFAFLQNEQETAYDWAFKCLTELVDSNEPTVFVTDKEAALINAIQKHFLSASVLLCRRHIEKDVEAWVKRNYYGDAIIGEVFAKGKWTQMARSITVEEFKENEELMYKTYSFIPGLEKYCKNTWIDKYKERFVSAWTNKVLHFGNVTTNRVESAHAALKRLLRTSVGGFDTVFETIHQLVTLQIRKIDDDLETSLSKQLHVSLAMTAYRRLTFNVTHHAITTIDRHFKKGNCNGCAIKVTHGLPCTCDISHLVKGYCGLEWLIGGADRVVREGAGVANGGRLRWRRRRVFGN, from the exons ATGACCGCAAGTAAAGTCAGTGTTTCTAACATACTTATTGACTTGGGTAATAAGGGTATAAGTGTTACTGCTAAGCAAGTTTACAACGTCCGTGTTATATCGAAAAAGAAGGCGAGACAGTATCGTACTAGAGCAGATGATCATGGTTATCGTGTTTTTCGCCAAACAATTCCTATTGTAACTGAAAAAGGTAAACATGAACTGACTGATGTGTTATTTGCTCATCCGGATTCGCTTAAACTTTTAAAGGCTTATCCCCATGTCTTTATTGCCGATTGTACATATAACACCAATAAATATAAGATGCCTTTGTTAGAAGTAATTGGAGTGACACCGGTTCATAagaatttttctgttttctttgCATTCCTGCAAAATGAGCAAGAAACGGCATATGATTGGGCTTTCAAATGTTTGACTGAGTTAGTAGATTCAAATGAGCCAACTGTGTTTGTAACTGATAAGGAGGCGGCATTAATCAATGCTATTCAAAAGCATTTCTTAAGTGCTAGTGTTTTATTATGTAGACGTCATATAGAAAAAGATGTTGAAGCATGGGTTAAGAGAAACTATTATGGTGATGCTATAATTGGTGAAGTTTTTGCAAAAGGGAAGTGGACACAAATGGCCAGATCTATAACTGTAGAGGAGTTTAAAGAAAATGAAGAGTTAATGTATAAAACTTACAGTTTTATTCCCGGTTTGGAAAAATATTGTAAGAATACGTGGATTGACAAGTATAAGGAGCGATTTGTATCAGCTTGGACAAATAAAGTTCTACACTTTGGGAATGTTACCACCAACAG GGTTGAGAGTGCACATGCAGCACTTAAACGACTTTTACGAACATCTGTTGGTGGTTTCGACACCGTGTTTGAAACGATTCATCAATTAGTCACCCTTCAGATCAGAAAAATAGATGACGATTTAGAGACCTCCTTGAGTAAGCAGCTTCATGTTAGTCTTGCTATGACTGCGTATCGTAGGTTAACTTTCAACGTGACACATCATGCAATTACTACTATTGATCGACATTTCAAAAAGGGCAATTGTAATGGATGTGCTATTAAGGTAACACATGGTCTTCCTTGCACATGTGATATTAGTCATCTTGTTAAGGGGTATTGTGGATTAGAGTGGTTGATCGGCGGCGCTGACAGGGTGGTGAGGGAGGGTGCCGGCGTAGCGAACGGCGGTAGGTTGCGCTGGAGGCGGCGAAGGGTTTTCGGAAATTGA
- the LOC141602418 gene encoding uncharacterized protein LOC141602418, with the protein MALLFTNMALKATMGKVPYKYLCVVDDKGSLEYAADEVIRPGTKFAIENAPGDLFHIRSCSNNKYWVRDAKNLIVAQAVEPVVDQTSPDCTLFSIRMDDINKTATFYHVQSGRVVGLALDVSGIPTNILSIDPTATTQAVSVVDYDALPLLSTAFGKKEIGIPDIVSKSRDINIVTEKDLAGGLNWSSEQDDFLNNNCRWDGTNSPLVENEN; encoded by the exons ATGgcattattgtttacaaacatgGCTTTGAAAGCAACAATGGGCAAAGTTCCATATAAGTATCTGTGCGTCGTAGATGATAAAGGTTCTCTTGAATACGCAGCCGATGAAGTCATCCGACCCGGGACCAAGTTTGCTATAGAGAATGCCCCTGGCGACTTATTCCACATACGATCCTGCTCAAATAACAAATATTGGGTCAG GGATGCGAAGAATTTGATAGTCGCGCAAGCAGTTGAACCAGTCGTTGATCAGACATCTCCGGACTGCACCTTGTTTAGCATACGTATGGATGATATCAACAAAACAGCAACATTTTATCATGTTCAGTCGGGTCGGGTTGTAGGTCTGGCTCTGGATGTTAGTGGAATTCCCACCAACATCCTGAGCATAGATCCTACTGCCACAACACAAGCTGTGTCCGTTGTTGATTATGATGCGTTGCCACTACTTTCCACGGCTTTCGGCAAGAAGGAAATTGGTATCCCTGATATTGTGTCCAAGTCCCGCGACATCAATATTGTAACTGAGAAGGATCTTGCAGGAGGCCTGAACTGGAGTAGTGAACAGGATgattttcttaataataattgTAGATGGGATGGTACTAACTCACCATTGGTTGAAAATGAGAATTAG